The window ACGCAATCTTGTACGCGCCGCCCATCGTGCTCTCGTCCACTACCGTCTTGAAGGGCTTCGACAGATCGTTCGGGATCTTCTTCAGCATCGAAAACGGAATAGCGATAATGCAATACGAAGCCTCCACCTGCTTCGTCGCGCCGCCCTGCGTATACGACACGCGAACGCCCTTCGTCGTCTTGCGAATCTCTGTCACCGGCGAATTGAACTGCACCACCGGACCCAGCGCCTTCGCAAACGCATACGGTATCCGGTCCATCCCACCCACTGGCTGCATCATCGTCGCCTGCCAGTCCCACGCCTCTTCGACAAACAGGTCGTCCCAGAAGTTCTCATCCAGCAACACCCGCATATCCATTGGCGTATCATCGACGCCCGCCTGAGTCCCCGCCCCCGGCGGCGTCTTATATCCTGCCCTATCCGAACCCACATACGCGCCCTTATCATCCAGCGGCCCGTAGATCTTCAGAAACGCCGTCATCCGTTCGCGATCTTCTTTGCTCAGCTCCGCATCCAGTGAGCCATGCGCAATACACTTTGAAAGCAACTCCGACACATGCCCCCGCGTATCGTTGATCGCCTTCCGCTGTGGCACCGGCTTCCCACCATTCGCTGAGTCATTCTGCAGCAGCGTGGAGCGCGACGTATTAACCTCCACCTCCAGCGGAATGCCCAGCTCCCTACAATAGCCCAGCATCGTCCAATGGACGCTCGGCAGCCGCGCCGGGCCAAGGTTCTGGTAGTTTCCTTCTTCCCATTGAATCGGCTGCTTGCTCCCGTCGCAGAAGCAGACCTCGGTGCCGTTTCGTCCCGTCCA is drawn from Edaphobacter lichenicola and contains these coding sequences:
- a CDS encoding flavin monoamine oxidase family protein, whose translation is MGISRRNFLMRVGQVGGYSAAFATMQSLGLVPMKGAQAETIQAAAGSGKGVKVVVLGGGIGGLVSAYELQKLGYDVTLLEASARPGGRNWTGRNGTEVCFCDGSKQPIQWEEGNYQNLGPARLPSVHWTMLGYCRELGIPLEVEVNTSRSTLLQNDSANGGKPVPQRKAINDTRGHVSELLSKCIAHGSLDAELSKEDRERMTAFLKIYGPLDDKGAYVGSDRAGYKTPPGAGTQAGVDDTPMDMRVLLDENFWDDLFVEEAWDWQATMMQPVGGMDRIPYAFAKALGPVVQFNSPVTEIRKTTKGVRVSYTQGGATKQVEASYCIIAIPFSMLKKIPNDLSKPFKTVVDESTMGGAYKIAWESRRFWEQDYNIYGGLSYLMEGPSPIWYPSSRLMHPTGVVVSGYSDELGTPFYDLTLAQKLEASRASIEKLHPGHGNELKNPVFCGWSRVPWNEGSWINSYGGGKSGYDTIIQADGPIYFAGDTASHIVGWQEGAAMSGRRAVGMISDKVKMAKLSGDPAGAVMS